A stretch of DNA from Aurantiacibacter atlanticus:
CAGGTCAGGCTGGCCTGAAAGTCCAGTGGTGCGCACACCATCGGAATTGACGCCATATTCGGTCAACAGGTCTTCAAAGCTCGGGAAGACTGCGAACACACCGATGGAGCCTGTCAACGTCTCAGGCTCAGCGAAGATACGGTGGGCAGGCGTTGCCACCCAATAGCCGCCGCTGGCTGCGTAATTGCCCATGGATACTACGATCGGAATGCCCTTTGCGCGATGGCGCAGGATAGCGCGGCGAATAGTTTCCGAACCTGTTACCGTGCCGCCCGGCGAATCCACCCGAACCACCAGTGCGGCCAGATCATCATCCAGCGCATTGTCCAGCAGACGCTCGATCCGCTCTGCCCCGGCAGATCCCGGCCCTGCATCACCATCGCTGATTTCGCCCGCGATAGTGATAACGCCGATGCGCTTGTCTTTGCCAAGATCCAGCCCCTTATCGGTATGGGCGAGCCACGGATCGAATTCGGTTGCGGCAAAGGCGCCGGGCTTCTTGTTCCAGCGGTCTTCGCCCACTTCCTGGGCAATGCGTTCACCCCATTCGACGCGTGTGCCGATACGGTCTGCCAGACCGGCGGCAAGGGCGGCCTGTGCCAGATCATTCTTCGATGCTGCGAGCCATGCGGCAACATCGCCCGTGACCAGTTCGATATCCGCATCGGGCCGCGCGCTGCGCACATTGGCGCGCCATTCCTGCCAAAGCGTGGCCAGCAATTGCGTCGTATTTTCGCGCGCCTCGGGGGACATGGCGTTTTGCGTGTAGGGTTCCACCGCGCTCTTGTAGGTGCCGACCCTGTAGACATTGGCCGTTACATTGAACCGGGCCAAGGCATCCCCGTAGTAGAGGTTCTCTCCGCCGGGGCCTGTCACTGCAACGCCGCCCATTGGATCAACCCAGATCTCATCAGAATGGGCGGCAAGCAACAAGGCATCATCAGTATAGGCAAAGCCGTAGGTGAAGATCTTCTTGTCGGCTGCGTGAAACCTGTCGAGCGCGCCTGCAACTTCCTGCATATGCACCGCGCCACCGCCAAGGAAGCCCGTAAGATCGAGCGCCAGCGCCTCTATCCGCTTGTCGGCGGCGGCAGCATCTATCGCGCGGACCAGATCGCGCGAGGCATATTCGCGGATTGGCACGCTTTGCGAAATCAGCAATTGTAATGGATCGATAGGAGATGCTTCTTCCACCACCACGCCATCCAGATCGAGCAATAGCGCACCATCGCGCACGACGCCGGGATTGGGCCGGGCGCTGAGAGCGGCAAATAGCAGGCCAAAAAACAACAGCAGAAACAGGAGGGAAAGGCCGTCCTTGATGCCAACCAGCAACCGCCAGACCTTGCGCGCGAAACCCATGTAATTGACCCCGTGTGGAAACAGCTTTGGCTGGATACTTAGGGCGGGCATGGCAATACCGCCAGTGTTAAACCGGGCGAAAGGTCGACACCGATCGTCAGACGGCTCCTGCCTTCGTCCTAAAGCCCATTGCCAGCTTCAAAGCGGCAGCTTAAGGGCCATGCTTTAATGACATTGCCGCCGCACAGACCCGCCAGCGCCCGCTTTCCAGCAGGCGCGCTTGCGTTCCCGCACCGTGACCTGATCGGCATCGGTGCCCTTGAACGCCATGAATTGCTATTTCTGTTGGCGGAGGCGGAGGATTACGTCGCTTTCAACCGGCAGGCGACCAAGCATTCGGACAAGCTGGCGGGCCTCACCATCATCAACGCGTTTTTTGAAAACAGCACACGCACGCTGTTG
This window harbors:
- the sppA gene encoding signal peptide peptidase SppA: MPALSIQPKLFPHGVNYMGFARKVWRLLVGIKDGLSLLFLLLFFGLLFAALSARPNPGVVRDGALLLDLDGVVVEEASPIDPLQLLISQSVPIREYASRDLVRAIDAAAADKRIEALALDLTGFLGGGAVHMQEVAGALDRFHAADKKIFTYGFAYTDDALLLAAHSDEIWVDPMGGVAVTGPGGENLYYGDALARFNVTANVYRVGTYKSAVEPYTQNAMSPEARENTTQLLATLWQEWRANVRSARPDADIELVTGDVAAWLAASKNDLAQAALAAGLADRIGTRVEWGERIAQEVGEDRWNKKPGAFAATEFDPWLAHTDKGLDLGKDKRIGVITIAGEISDGDAGPGSAGAERIERLLDNALDDDLAALVVRVDSPGGTVTGSETIRRAILRHRAKGIPIVVSMGNYAASGGYWVATPAHRIFAEPETLTGSIGVFAVFPSFEDLLTEYGVNSDGVRTTGLSGQPDLLAGLTPEVDALLQGSVENTYARFLGLVSEARGISLERADELGQGRVWDGGAARQLGLIDQFGDLDAAIAWAAERADLGDGEYDVRFLGDDVPPYGSLFAQMMASGTETDARGHDLAATFARREMARLARVLDDVDRLMVTEGVQVRCMDCAVLPAGTAATTAPRRGGGVWELLARLTSN